The genomic window CAGCGATTCTCCCTGCAGCGCCGGTCGCCCCGAAACGGATGTGTGATCGCATGAGAAGAGTGAGTGACATCGCGCTGGCCCTCCTGGTGCCCTTGCTGTTCACCCTGGCGGGTTGCGGGGCCTCGGGCTACGATTCCGTTCAGAGCCCGACTTCGACGGCGGGCTACCGTGAATTCCTCTTTCGCCAGCCCAATCATCCCCGGGCGGCGCAGGTGCGCGCGCTTCTGGATGAGGCCGATTTTCGAAAAGCAGGGGAGGATCACACGGCCAACGCCTATCAGATTTATCTCGCGCAGCACCCCTCGGGAAAATTCGTGCGCGAGGCGCGCTACTGGGCGGAGCGCCTGACCTATTACGACGCGATCTCCAGCAAGAATTCCGAAGCCGTCAAGAATTTTCTCTCCAAGTATCCCCAGAGCCGGTTCGCCTCCCAGGCGGAGGTCCGGCTCCAGCGCACGGAGTTCGAGGAAGCCCAGGCGAAAAATTCCATTCCGGCCTACCGGCAGTTTCTCAAGCGCCACCTCCGGGTGAAGAGCCAGTACACGGCCGCCGCGCGCCAGCGCCTCGAGCGCCTTCTCCTGGACACGGCCAAGGCGGAGCAAAACCCCGAAGCTCTCCTCCTTTACATCCAGCAGCATCCCCAAAGCCCCTATCTGCAAGAGGCCCGGACCGCGCACCGGCGCCTGGAGTTCGAGCGGGTGCTCCAGGTGCGCGACGAGCAGAGGTGGCGGGACTTTCTCTGGCGGTACCGGGGGACGCACGAGGCAAAGCTGGTGGCGCAGCACATGGAGCGGGAGATGCTCCGGATGGCCGAGCGTTCCGGCCGCATCTCCGCGCTGTATCAATTCCTCGAGCGGTATCCGAACTCGCCTCACAAGGCCCGGATTCGGACCTCGATCGCCCTGGCCCGACGCGAGCGAGGCCAGGAGGCCCACCGCTGGGTCCGCATCCTGAACCCCGAGATTGAAGTCTACCGTCCCCGCAAATGCGACAAGTGTGTCCCCGTCTACCGTTTTCAGGGCGTGCTGGAGAGTACGGATTCGGATTTCCTCTTCAATTTGACCCTGGAGGCGTCGCTGATTCGGGCAGGCGAAACCTGCTGCCAGGCCCAGCACCGTGTCGAGGGACTCCGGCCCGGGGAGCGCCGCCCTTTCTCTTTCGAGATGACGAATCCGAGGCCCTCGGGCCCGCTCCCGCAGTTCAAGCTGCGCATTGTCCGGGGGCGAGCCTTGGTGGACGGGCAGGCGGACATCCCCGGTTTCTCGGGCGAGTCCATCCCCCAGGATCGTTTTATCCCCCGCGCCGTCTCTCCCTTGCGGAGAAGATAGCGCCTAGCCCGGCGGCCGCTTCCGGCCATACCAGAGCCGGGGGCGATTCACTTTTTTCAGGTTTTGGGAAATGAAGCGGGTGAGTTCCGGATTCCCTGCGAGGAGGGAGCGGTGCCACTTGCGGGCGGCGTCCAGGTTCTTGGGGCCGTCGTCTTCCGGGAAAAAGAAGGTGAAGGGTGTCCAGCGGTCGCTCCCCGGCTGGCGGATGAGCGGCCCCCCGCCGGCCTCCTGGACGAGGAGGATGCCCGCGGCCACATCCCAGATGCTGGGGGCGCCGAAGAGCGCATAGTGCAGCCCGCCCCGTGCCACGAGGGCCAGTTCGTAGGAGATTGAGCCCGGCGCCCGCACCTCGCCGAGCTGTTTGCGAAGAGGGCCCGTGGGGCGGAACTGCGTCCAGTGGCTGCCGGGGAGGCTGGCGATGCGCTTTCCGGTGGGGGCGGGGTCATCGGCCACCTGGATGGCATGATCGCCGCGCCAGGCGCCGCCGCCGCGCCAGGTGCGGTAGATGGTGCCCTCTCCGCCGGCGGAGGGCTCGGGTGTGAAGATGGCCCCGGCCACGGGCGCCCCCTTGTGGAGCACCGCCACCGAGCACCCCCAGACCGAGAGCCCGTTCAGGAAGTTTTTCGTCCCGTCCAGCGGATCGAGCACCCAGAGATAATCCGGAACGGGCTGCGCCCCCTCTTGCTTGGCCAGATCCTTGTCCTCGGGTTTTTCCTCGCCGAGGATGCCGTGCGCGGGGTAGCGCTCCGCGATGGCTTTCGTGAGAAACGCCTGGCTGGCGCGGTCGGCCTCGCTGACCGGATCAGTCTTGGCCTTGTTCTTGTAGTCCACCACGATCTGCTTCCCGAAAAGCTCGAGAAGAACCCGGCCCGCCCCGGCGGCGAACTCGGCGGCCGATGCGCAAAGCGCTTCGGGAGAAGAACTCATCCGGTCATCTCCGGGAAGGGAAGCTCCAGCCGCTCGCCGATCTCGGTCAGCTCCTTTACCCGCTCATCGGAGAGGGGGATGCCGCCATCGAGGCGCGCCTTCCTTTGGGTCCATTCGATCTCGCCCGGCATCCAGATGCGTTCGGCGTCTTTCGCGTGGGGGGACTGGCGGAGGAAATCGGCGAACGCCGCCGCCGCCGCCCGGAAGACGGCGAGGGGGAGGAGCACCTCGATCTTGAGGGCGGCCAGAAAGTGGGGCACCGCGCTCGGGCCATTGTCCTCCATGATGCCGATGATCTGGTGGCTGTGCCCGCCGCCCGCAATGGCGCCGAGGATGGCGTCAATGACGAGCGAGAGGCCGCTCCCCTTGTAGGTGGCGATGGGCGAGAGGGAGCCTTTCTCGAGCACCACATTGGGATCAGTCGTCGGGTTCCCGTCGGCG from bacterium includes these protein-coding regions:
- a CDS encoding inositol monophosphatase encodes the protein MSSSPEALCASAAEFAAGAGRVLLELFGKQIVVDYKNKAKTDPVSEADRASQAFLTKAIAERYPAHGILGEEKPEDKDLAKQEGAQPVPDYLWVLDPLDGTKNFLNGLSVWGCSVAVLHKGAPVAGAIFTPEPSAGGEGTIYRTWRGGGAWRGDHAIQVADDPAPTGKRIASLPGSHWTQFRPTGPLRKQLGEVRAPGSISYELALVARGGLHYALFGAPSIWDVAAGILLVQEAGGGPLIRQPGSDRWTPFTFFFPEDDGPKNLDAARKWHRSLLAGNPELTRFISQNLKKVNRPRLWYGRKRPPG
- a CDS encoding Ldh family oxidoreductase, whose product is GREKLLGNNPIAVAIPGEPPIVLDMALSVVARGYLVQAARAGKPIPEGWGVDADGNPTTDPNVVLEKGSLSPIATYKGSGLSLVIDAILGAIAGGGHSHQIIGIMEDNGPSAVPHFLAALKIEVLLPLAVFRAAAAAFADFLRQSPHAKDAERIWMPGEIEWTQRKARLDGGIPLSDERVKELTEIGERLELPFPEMTG